AGTTACTCTTCTGAAGCTAGAGAACGAAATCTCACCAAAGTATATTATTTCCTAGGCTGCGACTCCATGAAGCAGCATGAGGATTCCTGACCCTTGAGACAAGAATCTGGTTTCTCAAGACTCTATGGTCCTGTTCCttcttggaaataaataaataagtttcctCTCTTCCTAATTCAGTCTGTGATCCAGCTTCtcgctctctttctcttttcaaaaacatacattaactataaatttttaaacaggactgtttaaaaatattttttcaaaataagggATCTATTACATTCATTGAATGTCGGTGTTCTCCGTGTCTATCAAAGATCTTCTGTAAGAATTGGATACTTACACTCTTTCCCTTCACAGAGTCTTCCTAATTTTAAGAAACTATGTTTTGCTCTTACATTTTACTCAAACATTTGACATTTCAATGCCTCTCTGCTAGCAAGAAAGAGTATAAATATCTAAGATTTCTTAAAACATCGGGTACAGTTGCTTTTGAATTATATAgacctattttcattttataggtcACATTTTTCTGCCAGTAAAATTGTTACCAGTTCACAAAATGAAATAAGTACATTATTATTTCAGGATATTCTTTTAGTCCATCAGTTCCTCCATGTTAACCTATTAGAGATTTGTATCAGTCTGTGTccattcaggaaaacaaaaacactccTTATTTTGACAGAAACAATAAGCATTGGATTAAACAGGTATTAGAGGATTGAAAAGGCAAATGGAGAATTCTAGCATCACACGGAGCAGCTATGGCCACACTAAGGATAGGGAACAAGGGAAAGGGGGTTGGACTTCTTGAAACCTAGAGACCCGCAGAGCGAGAACCCAAACTTCTGAGGTGGGACACTGGCTAGTGGGGCCTGTGCTTCtgaggaaaggagaagaggatAGTTCTGGAAGTGTGGCGAAAGCTGGGAACAGGAACCAACTGCTACtgccagatttaaaaaaaaaaaaaaaaaaaaaaaaaaaaaactgtgaggTGACTCTTACGGGCCTTTCTCTCCTGACTTCTGCGTCCTCTTGCGCCCCCTAGTGACAAGACTTAATAGAGGACTACCAGCAAAGTAGAACCACAGTTGCAAAGCCGAGGCCAACATCACAAAGTAGAGCCCAGAAGGGTAGGTTTGGAGCTGACAGACGTGAGTTTATGAGTCCACAGAGAGCTGCTGGGGTAGATGGAGAAAACAGAGAAGCATGTTTCAAGCAGGGATGCGTGCATGATTCCACACTTTAAAAGTGCAACTAAAGTCAGTAAACGCAGAGTAAGTAGATCTATGTGACTCCAATTGAGGGTTTGTATTGCTgaaaaagaactcaaacaaatttacaagaaaaaaacaaacaaccccatcaaaaagtgggcaaaggatatgaacagacatttctcaaaagaagacattcatacagccaacagacacaagaaaaaatgctcatcgtcgctggccatcagagaaatgcaaatcaaaaccacaatgagataccatctcacaccagttagaatggcgatcattaaaaagtcaggaaacaacaggtgctggagaggatgtggagaaataggaacacttttacactgttggtgggattgtaaactagttcaaccattatggaaaacagtatggcgattcctcagggatctagaactagatgtaccatatgacccagccatcccattactgggtatatacccaaaggattataaatcatgcagctataaagacacatgcacacgtatgtttattgcggcactattcacaatagcaaagacttggaatcaacccaaatgtccatcagtgacagactggattaagaaaatgtggcacatatacaccatggaatactacgcagccataaaaaaggatgagtttgtgtcctttgtagggacatggatgcagctggaaaccatcattcttagcaaactatcacaagaacagaaaaccaaacactgcatgttctcacttataggtgggaactgaacaatgagatcacttggacttgggaaggggaacatcacacaccagggcctatcatggggaggagggaggggggagggattgcattgggagttatacctgatgtaaatgacgagttgatgggtgctgacgagttgatgggtgcagcacaccaacatggcacaagtatacatatgtaacaaacctgcacgatatgctcatgtaccctagaacttaaagtataataataattttaaaaaaagaaaaaaaaagccaagttgTAGTCAGCAGATGAAGTTGAAAATTAGGAGAAAAATTTTTACTTAATTGACTTCCTTCTATCAGGGGTAAGGAGACAGTGCAAGGTTTTGTGCAAGCCTCAAAGTGTTTACTGTCCAACAGTAGattgggaatttaaaaaaaaaaaaaaaaccctctagcTTTGGCTTTGCCTGCATTTTCATTTGTGACTGGGGATCAGTCACTTCACCTCTACGAGCATCAGTTTCTCCATCTAAGATCCATgtgactttaaaaatgtaatggcaacataataaaagcagttttatatattttttaaaagtgcctATCTGCAGCTCCAACAAGGGGAAGAAGCACGAAtatccaaatatattttcttttttaagagatattgttatgtcacctaggctggtctcaaacttctggtctcaagcaatcctcccccctcagtctcctgagtagctcggactacaggcacacaccaccatgcctggctctaatagattttaaaatgtgtttgataacaaaaaagtttaataaaattcTAGTGTcagtcaaaatgaagaaaaaaaaaaccctaaacttGTGAGTTCCAGTTCAAGAAGGCTGACTGAATACATGCTGCAGACTTTTGCTAATTACTGTTTAGTGGAATAAGAATATTCTCCTTGATTACAGGTTTTCAGAGGTCTGTATTGTGAATGGTATTAAAgtttgttaaatgtttttctctacatctattaagatgatctttttgtttttttctttaatctgtaaATACACTGAATTACATTGGTAGATTTTCTAGTTACAAAACATACCTTTCCTTGCAAACTTTCCTCATTGGATAGGATGAAATAGTTATTGGGAGACCAGTTCTCCTTACTAACACAACTATAAAACTCAGATTAAACCAGAAATTGTATTTTGGAAGGCAGCAGAGAAGTGCTGAGGTAGTGTGAACTGGAGAAGCTAAGACTCCAGGGAGAGGAGCTGACTTCTGCAACCACTTTTAATCCCGAGAGCATCTGTCAATTCTGGGCAGGTAAAACACTGAGAATCCAGATTATTTTAAGCATGGAAAGAACATAGCTGGGAGACAAAGAAATCAGCTGAGCCTGTAGCAGAAACATGGGGACCCTCAAGTGCACACCTAGTTTTCTCCTAAGGTATTTGACAAGTTCGGGGAGATGCAGGACAATAAGCTAAAACCTAAGTGGGAAGTTTCTAGAATGTTGCAAAGCTTTTCGTGGTTTATGAGACAAAGATTACAGTTCAGGAATATATCTGTTAACTATGGCCTCAATTATAGTGCACAACAACAACGTAATAAACAAAATGCATAGAACAATTATTTCTTTAGTTTGTGAGAGTGCAGGTCTTCAGGGTGATAGAGGTCAAATCTGAcctaggctgggctcagctgggtggcTCAGCTCTGCTCCATAGGTCTTTCATTCCTCCTTTTGGGGCCTGTAGGCTATCTAGGACATGTTTTCTTGTGGGCATGGGATACCATCGCTGCTGCCTTATTCTATTAATCAAAGAAAGCCAGAAGGCCAAACTCGAGGTCAAGGgattaggaaatatattttgctCCTCAGTGAGGGGAACTGCAAAGTCACAAGGCATAAAGGCATGAATACTGGCAACAATGCAATCTATCTCTACCATGGGAAACCAAGGGAGGGGAGGCATCACCAAATACTTCAGACAAATTCTAGATTTATCGAAGActtgaaaggagaagaaaagcatatatctttatttagaaaaaataaagcaaatatgtaTTACATGTTATCTgagtggaaaaataatttaaatatttaaaattaatgaaaacataaatgtgtatacccataaaacaaggaaataaaaatgagatggcACACAATGTGAAAAATTTtaccataaataaaacaaaaatgtatatgaaTGAAAACTAATTGTGAACAAATGAACTTTGATGTGTATGCATAATAAGTCTAAATGAAGAATAGAAATGAGCAATGTAAGTCCTCTGTTAtgattcttaaaatataaaaagcatacTGCAGGGGAAACTTTGGCAGTCAGCATGCATGTACTGCCTGGATTATCTCTTGTCCCTTTTTATTGCTCTTGCGCACGctgcccaccccactccccaccttcTGATGTTTTCCCAGCTTCAATAGCCAGCACCTGCAGCTCTTCATCAGTAGCTGGGCTGCCCTTGAGTTCTGGAGCCACTTTGCCCACACATGCAGAGAGCTGGAAGTACCAGGGATGTCCAGGTGGGCAGGTCCTAAATTCCCTTAGTTTTCTcccatctgagaatgtctttataaAACTTTCATTGCTGAAAGACAGAAAATTCTTTGCTGCATATAAATATCTGATTGACAattgtcatttttgttgttttccttcagtactttaaaaatcataagcTGCCTTCTTCTGGCCTCTGTGATTTCTGATAAGAAATCTGCAACGATTTGAATCTTTGCTCCGGTTTTAGTGATGCATCGTTTTTTCTGGCTGTTTTCAGGATTACtcctttgtctttggttttcagctGATGTTACCAGGGTTTTTTGAGCTTAGCTTGGGATCACTTTTGGTGATCTCATGAGTTTTGGATTCCCTTTGATTCTTGAATCtgtatgtgtatttcttttaCTAAACTTGAAAAGTTTCAACAGTTATttcttcacacatttttttttcagttccacATTCATTCTTCTGTCTTTCTGGGATTTCAATGGCATGAATGATAGGTTTTGTTATTCTCTCACAGATCCCTGATGCTCtgctaagtttttgtttgtttttctctctgttttttagaTTAGATTATTTATCTTGATCCATTTTCAAGTCTACTGACTCTTTCTTTGTCATCTCCATTCTGCTATTAAATTTACTCAATggctttttgaaaatttaattattgcattttttagttttaacatttctatttggttcttctttatatctcttattattttgctgagactttttattttaacattgttTCAATATTGTTTATAATTGCTCATTTGAGCATTCATATAATAGCTGATTTAAAGTCTTTGCCAGATAATTTCAATATTTGTGTTGTCTGAGCATTggtttctgtttattattttttcctatgtgAGTGACATTTTCATGGTTCTTCTTTTGCCAAGTAATTATGGTTTGTATGTTGGacacttttaacattttaaacaagaCTCCAGATCTTGTTTAAATTTGAtggaaaatgttgatttttttgttttaacaggCAATCTTCCATGTAAAACTATTCCAATTATCAGTTaagtttttgaagtttttgtaGTGCTATTCATAACTGTCCAGAGTGAGTGCCAGCCAGCATCAGCCTGAGGTGTGGGAAGTAGAACCTGTATTAATGAGTCatcatatgtttttgtttgctaatTAGGATCAGATCCTTGCACATGTGTCCTTGCAGCAAACTCTGGAATTCATAAACAATTTTATGGGGTCTCTTACCTGAgcttctgtctcttcctctgcaaTCTCCTCAGTACTTTCAGGTTCAGCGAGGCTCACCTTCATGGTCTTCTTGCCAGAAATTGAGCCTCTAGTTACCCTTCTCTGCCACACATTTATATGACTAGACCCATGTCTAAGACCAAGAATTGGGAAGACAGCGAGAGACAGAAAGCAATAGGGGTTGGCCCCATCCCTTTGAGATTATAGCTCCACAAAATGGAGAAGGAAGTTCCCCTTCTCACATTTTATGCCCCTGCTAGGTCCCTTATCAGCTGTTGCCACTGCCATCCACCATGGAGTTGCCTGAGATATGGGGTAAGAAAGAACAAGGAGATTGAAATGGGGGACTCCCacaccctctatgggcttacccTTTTGCTCCTTAAGCCAGAACTAGCTGACTTCTTCAAAACCTCTCTATGTGCCCCACAGCACTCATTTCCAGGTTTCCAAATGCATTAAGTTCAGGCCAGGAGAAACCAAAGGAGGAAAAGGGAAGCTATGCACCTTTTCAGATCTACTTTTTGAATTCTCATGTCCTTCCGCTATCTGTCTGCTGCTATTTCTAGCTCCTAGCTAGCTAGCTCCTGTCAGTTTTCCTAGGTTTTTATGGTTGCATTGAGTGGAGGAAAGATAATTTTACTCCATCATACACAGAATAAAAGCCCCTGAATTGTAATGTGAAGTATTTATTCTAATTCAttgtcttcctttccttcttcagGTATACAACTTCTGTATAAATTAGATCTCCATTGTGTATCTTCTATATTCATTACTTTCTGTCTTATCCTTtaggggtttttgttgttgttgttattcttttatattttctaacttGTGTGTCCCTTATTGTATATTTAGTTGTATTTATTATTCCTGGGATATCTCATAAGGAGTTTTGTCTtttgattcaatttctttttctgtgtcttttgattcaatttattttcatatccattgcatttataatatattttttaaaagtattggtCAGGCAAAAAGTGCTGATGAATTAAGAAGTTACTTCATAGAATCTCAAATAATCTTatgcattcattttaaaaaatggtgaatTATATCTAATACCTCTGATGCTAATGGAATCTTTTTAAATGCTTGTGACTTTACATATCTTACCATTTAGGCCTGTGAATTCATATTCTGCTAGGGAATATTAGAGATTCTGACTGGAAATAATTACGAGGGAAATACTCCAGTGTCTATGTCAAGGCCCCAGTGAGGTCAAGGCCCCACTTTATAGTCCAAGCACCAGGAAACCAGCTCATCAGGTGAAGACTTTACCTCAGTActtctccttcccccaccccagcaaAAAATATTACCTACTTTTTCTATTGTAATCTGACCACCTTCTAGGGGGTCAGAGAAGGAGGGATGAGGATGTGAAAACTCAAATTAAGTTTATCCCCACCCATATTCCTGAGTTCTTCACAGGagcagggtttccctatgtttccCTGGCTTTACTCAAGAGGGGACTTAAGCCTCCTCGGTAGCTCCCTGACCACCATATCCTGGGGTCTGAAAagagttaaaatgaaaatttggcAGGAACTTTCATCCTTAAggatgagaaatatttttaaatagaggagTTCCAATACCAGAATAGGCAAacgaacaaacaacaacaataaataccCAGAAAACCCACCGTGGCAAGAGTaatctaggttaaaaaaaaagagaaaatattataaattatcatcaaatattataaattaaaaatttatgtatcttcataacaataataaagcagagaataaaatataaaaataaaagactgtcAGTAACTATACACTGCCAACGCTGAAAGCTTAGACAAAATGGGAAGCATACATGAAAAAGTATAATCTAGTAAAATAAACTCAAGAAGAGACAAAAAGCATGAATTCTCTTATAACTAGTTAAGAAACTAAAGTACTATTAAGAGACATAGAAAACAATGGCCAAAATTGTTTTCTAGGCAAACAGTGCAAAACTATAAAGGAGGAGATCGTTTCAAATTTATTTAAGGATATTGGGCATAAAAATTcaatcattttgaaaaacagattaGCACtctattataaatttaaattcttaGCTACTAAATACACCAAGATtcagcaattctgctcctagaAGACATGTACAAGAATAAACATCTGAAAACCACAAAACTGCCAAATCCAGAGATGTCCTTTGGTCTTGCACAGACACACTTACCAGGATGAGTCTCAGAATTAGCTCAGGCTGCAGAGGTGTCCAAAATGATGAGGAAGAAGAACCAGGGATACCTTTCATAGGAGGAGTCCCCAGGCCGGGCTCAGAGATGAGCCTTGTCTGTGGAAGGAGCAGGAGAAAATCTCTCACAACCAAGGAACATGTAGGGCCATTCCTGACGTTCTCCTTCCAAAAGAGTTGTAGGAGCACTCTGGCCTCTCACTGGGGCCCAAGACCTGTGGGCCTTCAACAAATCACACCCTTTCTCAAATATAAGCCTCAGATGGCCTGATATCCCAAGAACCTGGTCACTGGGCTGAGGCTCTAAGGCCCGGGTCACTACGTGCCAGTCCCTTCTCATGAAATAGGTGGTCACATCTTTCTTGCCAGGCTTTGTGAGGTGGGGCTTAGATGAGACAAATAGGAAAGAGAGGATAGAAAACTTTAAGAGAGTTTTTTCAGAAGAATCTATAAGACTTGATGTCCCTTTGTGTATATATGATGGAGAAACGGGATAGATCAAAGATTGTACCAACATATCAAATGTCTTGACCAAAGAAATGATCATATGGTGGAAAGAGAACAAATGTTGGGAGGGGTGTAGATTTGAGGTCTTAGCCAGACCTTCTGATGAATGAAGAGGTTCTGGAGACATTTAGAGATACCACCTTGGAGATTATCGATTCCTGGTCTAAAGGGACTTTGAGATAAACTTCTGAAATCATCACCCTGGCATTAATCATTATTTATTCATACATCTaacatgattatttatttatttgaacaaCCAAAATGTGTGGGGTATTTTACGGGGACCCAAGAGAATGAGAACAGGGTTTCTTTACTCAGCAGCTCTCACATTCTGATAGGATCAGAATTGTAGAGATAAACACACATATCTTATAATGTTTTACAATACTAGTAAGAAATCTTATGGAGTAGGGACAACTTTGTGAAATAGTATGCTGTTTCATACGCGTTGCGTTCATGGAACATTGAGAAggcacactaaaaaaaaaaaaattggacaccAGTGGGTGTAATGAAGTGCTTCTCTGTCCCCCAGTCACCAAAAACCAGGGGAATTGGCTTTTTTGTGCTTTTGTACCCTACCGCCAattaagtatgtgtgtgtgtgtgtgtgtgtgtgtgtgtgtgtgtgtgtgtgtgtgtacatgcatggatgcacacacacacaccacatgtaAATACCCATACACTTCAATCCTGCCTCTCACTCCATCATGGTTGCTATAAACATCTCTTCACAGAGAATGAGGAAACTCAGGCTGATAACACCAAAGAAAAAGTTGGACTAATCGAAGTATCCCACATATCTCATTGCAAAGTAATGATTCAGGAGATGAGATTCAGAGCCACCTGCTTTGGACCTCATGGGCTTTTCTCAGGCAAAGAACTGCTTCAGAGATTCTAATGGACTGTGAGCTTCTCAAGGTCAGAGGTTGTGTCTGATTCACCTCCGAATCCCAAATTCCAGACTGATGTCCACAGACCTCATCTGGTGTGCTAAATGAATGTCCATTTAACCaaatactttgttcattttttgatcTATTTTACATTTGTCCTGAAAGCTTGTGGAGGGTAGGGACCTTGTCTGAAAATAGGTAATAAATAAATTGAGAATGGAGCACCTCTAACAGAGACTTAGAGGTCATACGTTTCTCCTTATTTGGGAACCTCACTGAGGGAGTGGCCACTGCCATTTAGTTCACAGCTGTATTCTGCTCCCTAAACAATGAATGGTAGAATGATAGGCTTCAATCAACGAAAAAATCTGACTAATCCAAACTCTTCCTTGATTATTCAATGTCAAGCTGTACTCAATCCCTCAGTCAATGTCACCTCCCGTTCCTCATTCCCAGGGATAACTGGACTCCAGGTTTAGAAGCTCCCCAGCATGGCAAGCCCTTCTCAGGCCACTTGTTAGAGTTTAGGAATAAGCTCCTTAAAAGTAGCAACCATAAGTGACCATCTCTAGAGCCCCCATAAGGCCTAGACgctgttcatttattttagcTTGCATTATTGAGCATCTTCTACATACCAAACATATgctacatattttcatttcttaatgttCAAATCAATGAGTATTAGGATACTCAttgatcattttaaaaagaacacagaTGCCTAGGAAACATGAGTGATATTTCAAAGGTCATGAGTTAGAGCTAGAATTGACACCAGGTTCCCTGAGTGTAGTTACAGAGACCTAACCTCTATAACCTGCCTTCCTCTGGCCAAATTAAGAAAGAGTTAATTGTTTTGATTAAATCGGCTCAATCATCACTATCCTCACAACTGAAATAAATCAGAACAGCACAGCTGCTCTTCAGAGGACAGTTGAGGGAGAAGCGGAGACCCAGAGTCCACCCTGAAGGACAGGTCTCAGGAAGGATGGCTGGGTGGGGAGGGTTCTTCCTAATTCAAAACTCCAGAACAACCAGCCTAGGAATGGCTGGTACCTAAAGCAGGACCTCAAAGGCAAACCCCAAGTGTAGGGAAAATCAGAATGGAATGTTTCCACaacgaaaaataaaaataaaaaataaaacagcctgTGACTTTAACCTGAGTTTTCCCAAAGAACAAATAGCATATTTATCCAGACATTGGCTCCTTGTGCATCCCAACCTAACTCTTCAGAGTTCCAGCCTAGAAGGGGGTGCAACTGGATAAAGCCTATCTAGACCCTAGCCCCAGACAGGGGCCCTGGGAGTTCCCAAGGCCTCCTTGAATTGCAGGGACAAGGAGAGAAGAGAACGTCACAAATCACCCAGAACGTGCCTGGTTGGGCAAGAGCCACTTCCTGCTCTTACTAGAGCCAAGCCTGGGTCTATAAAAGACACATACCCAGCTCCAGCACCTCATCTGCTCTGACTCCCTAGGGACATGTCTGCGCTCCTGTGTGTGACCAGGATGAATGAGAACCCGGGAGACCAGAGGGGTTGGAGAAGAACAGAGAGATTGGAGGAAGTAAAGAGTCTTAGGAAAAACAGTTAAGTATTTGACACTGAATAGGAATAAAATTCAGAGGGAGCGAAAACTATTGTGCTGTGGTTTAAGATGTCAGTGGCACTTTGCCACTCTGGAAACTGACCTGGGCCGAAAGGCAGTTGTGCCAACCTCATCTATTTTAGGAGcttgtttttataataatatgGTGGCACTTTAGAGAGTTTTGAATACTGCATGCAGGACTATGAAGACTGAGAAATCCTTGTGTCCTTTTATAGAGGAGAATAAGACGTTGTTTACTATATCTGCATTTTAAATCTATGTACTTTTAATTAGAGGAAAGATTTATATGTTTCCTCTGGATGCTTATTCATGTTTTCTAAATATCATTTACTATCGCCCTTCATAGTGATTCTAgatgaggtaaaaaaaaaaacatgcccCTTGATTTAACTAATCCATACTATGTCATTATGCTCTTCCAGGTTGATTAAACACCTGCCCAGATGTCCTGCCAGCAGAACCAGCAGCAGTGTCAGCCCCCTGCCAAATGCCCTTCCAAGTGTACTCTGAAATGCCCCCCAAAGTGTCCATCCCAGTGCACAGCACTATGCCCAGTTTCTTCCTGCTGCAGTTCCAGCTCTGGGGGCTGCTGCAGCTCGGGAGGTGGTAGCTGCTGCCTGAGCCACTACAGGTGCCACAGGTCCCACTGCCACAGACCCCAGAGCTCCAATTGCTGTGAATGTGAGCCTTCACGGGGCTCCAGCTGCTGCCACAGCTCTGGGAGCTGCTGGTGACTTGGGTCCTGAGGACCTCTGAAGTACACATGGGCCAAAGCATCAATTTGCTTCTCATTCTTCCATTCCCTCATTTTGACATCCTGGGGATGGTAGATCTCAAAGCTAActcaggcatttccacacatagaacattctgcttatcttccattttctttgcAAAAATAAAGTTCCTGTTTCCTACTTAAAGTATGTCCTGGTCACTCTCTCAGCCCTGTGTAGACCAGAATCATCAGTGAGCCCTTCTTCAGAGAGCCTGAGGCCAAGGCAGAGCTTGACTAAGGGGTGGGTAATTGGGCAGCTTCccaagggggtgtgtgtgtgtgtgtgtgtgtgtgtgtgtgtgtgtttaatataaaatataagaaaatatcacCAGAAGTGTAGTGAAACTGAAGAATATGTACTCGGCAGAGCTTGTTTGGAGGAATGAGCTTACGTAACAGAAGAAATGGAAagcagagaaaaagtaaaaatatgctATTTGATGGCAGTGTAGCTTCATAATCAGTCTTCTAAGTATAGACATACCTGTCATTGCAAATAGCTTTAGTGTTTGTCACAGATACTGCTTTTTTTACAATTGAGATCTGCAGAAACCCTGCATCCAGCAAGTCTGTCGGTGCCATTTCTCTAGGAGCATGTGGTCTTTGTGCCGTTTTGTCACATTTTGGAAGTTCTCAATATAtttcaactttttcattattattatatgtgtCATGGcgatctgtgatcagtgacctTTGAAGCAATGACTGCAATTGTTTTGGGAGCACTATGAACTGCATTCATTTACTACAGCAATCCTAATCAGTAAGTGTTGTGTGGGTTCTGACTGCCCAACCTAttggccattctcctgtctctctgtctcctggggtATTCCTATTCCTTGAGACATAACAGTATTGAAATCAGGCTAGTTTATAACCCTACAATGGTCTCTAGGCATTCAAGTGAAATGAAGAGTCACAAATCTCTCATATTaaataaaagctagaaataattaagcttaatGAGAAAGGCATGTGGAAAGTCAAGCTATGCCTTTTGGTccaaacagttagccaagttgtgattgcaaaggaaaagttcttgtaggaaattaaaagtgctactccagtgaatacaTAAGTGTAAGAAAGCAAAActgccttattgctgatatggtaaaaaaaaaaaataaataaataaataaataaataactcgtGGTCTGGATAATAGATCAAAGCAGCCACAAGATTTCTTTAAGCCAAAACCTATTCCAGAGCaaagccctaactctctt
This DNA window, taken from Macaca mulatta isolate MMU2019108-1 chromosome 1, T2T-MMU8v2.0, whole genome shotgun sequence, encodes the following:
- the LOC114677346 gene encoding late cornified envelope protein 2A-like, which translates into the protein MSCQQNQQQCQPPAKCPSKCTLKCPPKCPSQCTALCPVSSCCSSSSGGCCSSGGGSCCLSHYRCHRSHCHRPQSSNCCECEPSRGSSCCHSSGSCW